One region of Synechococcus elongatus PCC 11801 genomic DNA includes:
- a CDS encoding carbon-nitrogen hydrolase, whose translation MASTLRVALAQLAFSDQPAIDRDRVTAAIREAAAAGAELIVLPEIHGGYYFCQTEDTAQFDRAEPIPGPSTDYYSAIARELSVVLILSLFERRAAGLYHNTAVVIERDGTIAGRYRKMHIPDDPAYYEKFYFTPGDLGFEPIQTSVGKLGVLVCWDQWYPEAARLMALAGADLLIYPTAIGWDPLDIAEEQQRQREAWQTVQRGHAIANGIPLLSVNRVGFEPSPDPAAAGSQFWGSSFIAGPQGEWLAKAGDREPELLIADLDRDRSEQVRRIWPFLRDRRIDAYGDLVRRYRD comes from the coding sequence ATGGCTTCGACGTTGCGTGTCGCTCTGGCTCAACTGGCATTTAGCGATCAGCCTGCGATCGATCGCGATCGCGTGACGGCAGCGATTCGGGAAGCCGCAGCAGCTGGGGCAGAGCTGATTGTGCTGCCCGAGATCCACGGCGGCTACTACTTTTGCCAGACCGAAGATACTGCTCAGTTTGATCGCGCCGAGCCGATTCCAGGGCCAAGTACGGACTATTACAGCGCGATCGCCCGAGAACTCTCCGTTGTTCTCATCCTTTCCCTGTTTGAACGGCGGGCGGCGGGGCTCTATCACAACACCGCGGTCGTGATCGAACGGGATGGAACGATCGCCGGTCGCTATCGCAAGATGCACATCCCTGACGATCCGGCTTACTACGAGAAGTTCTACTTCACGCCGGGCGACTTGGGGTTTGAACCGATTCAGACTTCGGTTGGCAAGTTAGGGGTGCTGGTCTGCTGGGATCAGTGGTATCCCGAAGCGGCACGGTTAATGGCGCTGGCTGGGGCAGATCTGCTGATCTATCCGACCGCAATCGGCTGGGATCCACTAGATATCGCGGAGGAACAACAGCGGCAGCGAGAGGCTTGGCAAACGGTGCAGCGTGGCCATGCGATCGCCAATGGAATTCCTTTGCTGAGCGTGAATCGGGTTGGCTTTGAACCCTCGCCCGATCCGGCTGCTGCGGGCAGTCAATTCTGGGGCAGCAGTTTCATTGCTGGGCCGCAGGGGGAATGGTTAGCAAAGGCTGGCGATCGCGAGCCGGAACTGCTGATTGCTGACCTCGATCGCGATCGCAGCGAACAGGTACGCCGGATTTGGCCCTTCCTGCGCGATCGCCGCATCGATGCCTACGGCGATTTAGTTCGGCGCTATCGAGACTAA
- a CDS encoding ribbon-helix-helix domain-containing protein gives MGVPSRTSRLISVRLDEQTDAALQAYCQRTGVTQTEAIKAGIQKLTDPVNSPAALAEQLGLVGCFESGVGDLGQHHAQHLKDKLALQHAQSQQFNV, from the coding sequence ATGGGTGTTCCTTCCCGCACTAGTCGGCTGATCTCTGTTCGCCTTGATGAGCAAACCGATGCTGCATTGCAGGCATATTGCCAACGCACGGGTGTGACCCAGACAGAAGCAATCAAAGCGGGAATTCAAAAGTTGACTGATCCCGTGAACTCTCCCGCTGCTCTTGCTGAGCAGTTAGGACTCGTGGGCTGTTTTGAGAGTGGAGTCGGTGACTTAGGACAACATCATGCTCAGCACTTGAAAGATAAGCTAGCCCTCCAGCATGCTCAGTCGCAGCAGTTCAATGTCTAA
- a CDS encoding type II toxin-antitoxin system VapC family toxin, producing the protein MSKLLVDTGPLVAWFDRSDNFHDRCRNFFSNLDRPLLTTWPVLTEVCHLIPSYGVNRLMRWVALGGLEVQELGTTAITGIANLMERYSDIPMDLADASLVWVAGQWGLSEIVTLDRRDFGIYRLPGGESLINQLFT; encoded by the coding sequence ATGTCTAAGCTGCTGGTGGATACAGGACCACTCGTTGCTTGGTTCGATCGCAGCGACAATTTTCACGATCGATGCCGCAATTTCTTCAGTAATCTCGATCGCCCGCTACTAACGACATGGCCAGTCCTAACTGAGGTCTGTCATTTGATTCCGTCCTATGGGGTCAATCGATTGATGCGTTGGGTCGCTTTGGGCGGTCTCGAAGTCCAAGAACTTGGAACTACTGCGATTACGGGAATTGCCAATCTGATGGAGCGTTACAGCGATATCCCGATGGATTTGGCAGATGCCTCCTTGGTTTGGGTGGCCGGACAGTGGGGCTTGAGTGAGATCGTGACGCTAGATCGACGAGACTTTGGGATTTATCGACTACCAGGAGGCGAATCGCTCATCAATCAGCTATTTACTTGA
- a CDS encoding ABC transporter permease produces MTTTLPKSELSNLSEPSEFSAFLQETAGLTKRLFIQLQRRPTTLIAGVIQPLMWLVLFGALFQNAPTGFFGPEVRYGQFLGAGVIVFTAFSGALNAGLPVMFDREFGFLNRLLVAPLTSRFSIVVASALYITTLSLIQTIAILLVSSALGAGLPTATGLLLVLAIVLLLVLGVTALSLGLAFSLPGHIELIAAIFITNLPLLFASTALAPLDFMPTWLQWLASLNPLSYAIEPIRFLYLHNSWQWSDVALAAPFGEISIGGCLAILTGFCVTALLLIQPALKRSLS; encoded by the coding sequence ATGACCACAACGCTACCGAAGTCTGAGCTGTCGAATTTGTCGGAGCCTTCTGAGTTTTCGGCCTTTCTGCAAGAAACGGCAGGACTCACCAAGCGGCTCTTTATTCAGTTACAGCGTCGCCCAACAACGCTGATTGCCGGCGTCATTCAACCCCTGATGTGGCTCGTCCTATTTGGGGCGTTGTTCCAGAATGCTCCTACGGGATTCTTTGGCCCCGAGGTTCGTTATGGGCAATTCTTGGGCGCGGGCGTGATTGTCTTCACGGCTTTTAGTGGCGCACTCAATGCGGGCTTGCCCGTGATGTTCGATCGCGAGTTTGGCTTCCTCAACCGCTTACTCGTCGCACCCCTGACTTCGCGCTTTTCGATCGTGGTCGCCTCGGCGCTGTACATCACAACGTTGAGCTTGATTCAAACGATCGCCATCCTGCTAGTTAGTTCAGCCCTAGGCGCAGGCTTACCCACGGCGACAGGATTGCTATTGGTACTCGCGATCGTGCTGCTGCTCGTTTTGGGCGTAACGGCTCTGAGCCTCGGTTTAGCGTTCAGTTTGCCTGGTCATATTGAACTGATCGCCGCTATTTTTATCACTAACCTGCCCTTGTTGTTCGCTAGTACGGCCTTGGCACCGCTGGACTTTATGCCAACTTGGCTGCAATGGCTCGCGAGCTTGAATCCACTCAGTTACGCGATCGAGCCGATTCGTTTCCTCTATCTCCACAACAGCTGGCAGTGGAGTGACGTTGCCCTAGCTGCACCCTTTGGTGAAATCTCGATCGGTGGATGCTTAGCAATCCTGACTGGTTTTTGCGTCACTGCTCTACTGCTAATTCAACCCGCTCTCAAGCGATCGCTGAGTTAA
- a CDS encoding YfbM family protein, giving the protein MSMIGNFLQVSPEQLAALIADPSCIESFIYREDEDEEEDTNLEIDKAWHGIHYLLTGSAWEGAAPLANVVLGGTEIGDDVGYGPARYLTAEEVKVVAAALREITPEQFRLRYSAEQLSQNEIYPDIWNDSDGDSIEYLVAWHEDLRSYYIEAAANNNAMLKYLN; this is encoded by the coding sequence ATGTCAATGATCGGAAACTTTTTACAAGTTTCTCCTGAACAGCTCGCAGCGTTAATTGCTGACCCATCCTGCATAGAATCCTTCATCTATCGCGAAGATGAAGATGAGGAGGAAGATACAAATCTTGAGATTGATAAGGCATGGCATGGAATTCATTACTTACTGACGGGTAGTGCTTGGGAAGGGGCAGCACCTCTCGCTAATGTTGTTCTAGGTGGGACGGAGATCGGTGATGATGTTGGTTATGGACCGGCACGTTACTTGACTGCAGAAGAGGTAAAAGTTGTTGCAGCGGCCCTACGTGAGATCACTCCAGAACAGTTTCGCTTGAGATACTCTGCTGAGCAGCTTTCACAGAATGAGATTTATCCAGATATTTGGAATGATTCTGATGGAGATTCGATCGAATATTTAGTTGCTTGGCATGAAGATCTTCGTAGCTACTATATCGAGGCGGCAGCCAACAATAATGCAATGCTCAAGTACCTCAACTGA
- a CDS encoding thermonuclease family protein, whose protein sequence is MIKPLSAIALLFLLGISGCQSPGPPGEVSQISDGDTLTVQQDGAAIKIRLACIDAPELGQKPWGERARGVLGVLAPVGSEVTVESFERDRYGRTVATVWREGQSVNLEMVRRGWAMVYRQHLRNCDASAYFAAETAARRDRIGYWQAGRNPQPPWEWRRRQR, encoded by the coding sequence ATGATCAAACCCCTGTCCGCGATCGCTCTACTGTTCTTGCTAGGCATCAGTGGTTGCCAATCGCCGGGTCCACCAGGTGAAGTCAGCCAGATTAGTGACGGCGATACCCTGACTGTGCAGCAAGACGGGGCGGCGATCAAAATCCGCTTGGCCTGTATCGATGCACCAGAACTGGGACAGAAACCTTGGGGTGAGCGAGCGCGTGGAGTATTAGGCGTGTTGGCTCCAGTGGGTAGTGAGGTGACGGTCGAGTCCTTTGAACGCGATCGCTACGGACGCACGGTGGCGACGGTTTGGCGCGAAGGGCAATCGGTCAATCTGGAAATGGTGCGGCGCGGTTGGGCCATGGTTTACCGGCAACACCTTCGCAACTGTGATGCCAGTGCTTACTTTGCAGCGGAAACAGCAGCACGGCGCGATCGCATTGGCTACTGGCAAGCAGGTCGTAACCCTCAGCCCCCTTGGGAATGGCGTCGCCGCCAGCGCTAA
- a CDS encoding linear amide C-N hydrolase — MMVKTMRSSMQTKIGFLILVCACFLLIATPVQACTRAVYQGPEGMTITGRSMDWKDEIPANLWLFPRGMQRNGAVGPNSVTWTSKYGSVVASAFDIASTDGMNEKGLVANLLWLAESQYPEYTPNQQGLSVAAWVQYVLDNFATVEEAVTALRSEPFVVVSANIPGTDRFATLHLSISDAKGDNAIFEYIDGKLVIHHSMSYTVMTNSPTFEKQLALDGYWQQVGGLNMLPGTNRAADRFVRASFYIDAIPKTTDTRVAVASVFSVIRNASVPFGISSEEEPNISSTRWRSLSDQKNLVYYFETALTPNTFWVDLKKVNFSQDQSVKRLLVSNNEVYAGDALSSFKPAKPFEFAGL, encoded by the coding sequence ATGATGGTCAAAACCATGAGGTCATCAATGCAAACCAAGATAGGATTCTTAATCCTTGTCTGCGCCTGTTTCCTACTAATCGCAACACCTGTGCAAGCTTGCACAAGAGCGGTCTACCAAGGCCCAGAAGGAATGACTATCACGGGGCGATCGATGGATTGGAAGGATGAAATTCCAGCCAACCTCTGGTTATTCCCAAGAGGCATGCAACGCAACGGGGCAGTTGGTCCTAATTCGGTGACCTGGACCTCAAAATACGGCAGTGTTGTCGCCAGTGCTTTTGATATCGCCAGCACCGATGGCATGAACGAGAAGGGTCTTGTTGCTAATTTACTATGGTTGGCAGAATCTCAATACCCCGAATATACGCCTAATCAGCAAGGGCTTTCAGTCGCTGCTTGGGTACAGTACGTCTTAGATAACTTCGCTACAGTCGAAGAAGCCGTTACTGCATTACGTTCAGAACCTTTTGTTGTTGTTTCGGCAAATATTCCAGGAACCGATCGCTTTGCAACGCTCCATCTATCAATTTCAGATGCGAAAGGAGACAATGCAATCTTCGAATACATTGACGGCAAGCTAGTTATCCATCACAGTATGTCGTACACAGTTATGACAAACTCCCCAACCTTTGAGAAGCAGCTTGCTTTGGATGGTTACTGGCAACAGGTGGGAGGACTCAACATGCTGCCAGGGACTAACCGTGCAGCGGATCGCTTTGTCAGAGCCTCTTTTTATATTGATGCCATTCCCAAGACTACTGATACCAGAGTTGCTGTTGCAAGTGTCTTCAGTGTGATTCGGAATGCTTCGGTTCCCTTTGGGATTTCCTCCGAAGAGGAGCCGAATATTTCCTCAACTCGCTGGCGCTCCTTATCCGACCAAAAAAACTTGGTCTATTACTTTGAGACTGCTCTGACACCAAACACTTTTTGGGTTGATCTTAAGAAGGTTAATTTCAGTCAAGATCAGTCAGTCAAACGACTGTTGGTTTCCAATAATGAAGTCTACGCAGGTGATGCTCTTAGCTCATTCAAACCTGCAAAACCTTTTGAGTTTGCCGGTTTGTAA
- a CDS encoding ABC transporter ATP-binding protein, translating into MTPAVRIEHLRKSYGSVVAVEDVSFEVTAGEIFGVLGPNGAGKTTTLRCLCTLSRPEAGLVEVDGISVIDQPRAARQRLGYVAQEVAIDKVLTGRELLALHAALYHLPKAAIADRIAAVSQLLELDDWLERRCGTYSGGIRKRLDLATGLLHQPRLLVLDEPTVGLDIESRVVVWEFLRRLRAEGITILITSHYLEEIDALADRVAIIDRGQVIAVGSPSELKARVGGDRITLRLREFSPRDEAEQARELLKSLSCVQDVIINTAQGNSLNLVVDGQTDALATIQTSLQAAGLPTFGIAQARPSLDDVYLAATGRTLLDAELAAIASRDPKAEKKRAMQR; encoded by the coding sequence ATGACGCCAGCCGTTCGTATTGAGCACCTGCGCAAGTCCTATGGTTCGGTGGTGGCGGTCGAAGACGTCAGCTTTGAAGTGACCGCCGGTGAAATTTTTGGGGTACTGGGGCCGAATGGCGCTGGTAAAACCACGACTCTCCGCTGTCTCTGCACACTGAGCCGTCCCGAGGCAGGGCTGGTGGAGGTCGATGGCATCTCAGTGATCGACCAGCCCCGTGCTGCCCGTCAGCGACTCGGCTATGTCGCTCAAGAAGTCGCGATTGATAAGGTTCTGACGGGGCGCGAACTGCTAGCGCTCCATGCAGCGCTCTATCACCTACCCAAAGCCGCGATCGCCGATCGCATTGCGGCCGTCAGTCAATTGCTGGAGCTAGATGATTGGCTCGAACGCCGCTGCGGAACTTACTCTGGTGGCATCCGTAAACGACTAGATTTGGCGACAGGGTTGCTGCATCAACCGCGCCTGCTAGTGCTGGATGAGCCGACTGTGGGCTTGGATATCGAAAGTCGCGTCGTGGTTTGGGAGTTTCTGCGGCGCTTGCGGGCCGAAGGAATCACCATTCTGATCACCAGCCACTACCTCGAAGAAATTGATGCCTTGGCCGATCGCGTGGCGATTATCGATCGCGGACAGGTGATTGCCGTCGGTAGTCCATCGGAGTTGAAAGCCCGTGTTGGTGGCGATCGCATTACCCTACGCCTGCGGGAGTTCTCGCCTCGTGATGAAGCCGAACAAGCACGGGAACTGCTGAAGTCTCTGAGCTGCGTGCAGGACGTGATCATCAATACGGCTCAGGGCAACTCGCTCAACCTTGTGGTCGATGGTCAGACGGATGCGCTGGCAACAATTCAAACCAGCTTGCAAGCCGCAGGATTGCCGACTTTTGGCATTGCTCAGGCGCGGCCGAGTTTGGATGATGTTTACCTTGCCGCCACAGGCCGCACGCTGTTGGATGCAGAACTCGCTGCGATCGCGAGTCGAGATCCCAAGGCGGAGAAAAAACGCGCCATGCAGCGCTAA
- a CDS encoding homoserine dehydrogenase has translation MTFKVGLLGLGTVGTGTAEILLDPTDRQPLLQELELYRVGVRNLEKARSVEVPRDCLTTDLESIVRDPAVEIVVELLGGLEPARSLILTAIAHGKHVVTANKAVIARYGEEIFAAAADAGVYVLLEAAVGGGIPVIEPLKQSLCANRIQGILGIVNGTTNYILTRMQREGGDFGPILEDAQRLGYAEADPTADVDGWDAADKIAILASLAFGGRVERSQITCEGIRAITASDIAYAERLGFTIKLLAKAKRQNQGDTWRLEASVYPTLVPLSHPLASVNDVYNAILVEGEPVGQVMFFGPGAGAGPTASAVVADILNIAAVLSAGGDRDHLDPLLACRYLQTVELAPPAETAARFYLRIVVQDSPGVIGKVGTIFGEQGISLESIVQTDVSGETAELVVITHEVQEGIMRRAIAELEALPLVQAIANLLHVL, from the coding sequence GTGACATTTAAGGTTGGACTGTTGGGGCTGGGAACCGTGGGCACCGGCACTGCAGAGATTTTGCTAGACCCTACAGATCGGCAACCCCTGCTGCAAGAACTCGAGCTGTATCGGGTCGGGGTGCGTAACCTCGAGAAGGCTCGCAGTGTCGAAGTCCCTCGCGATTGCCTCACGACGGATTTAGAAAGTATCGTCCGCGATCCAGCCGTAGAAATTGTTGTTGAGTTGCTGGGTGGACTCGAGCCAGCCCGCAGCCTGATTTTGACGGCGATCGCCCACGGCAAGCATGTGGTGACCGCCAATAAAGCGGTGATAGCCCGCTACGGCGAAGAAATTTTTGCGGCAGCGGCGGATGCTGGCGTGTACGTTCTTCTGGAAGCAGCGGTCGGTGGCGGGATTCCTGTGATCGAGCCGCTGAAACAGTCCCTCTGTGCCAATCGTATTCAGGGCATTTTGGGCATTGTTAACGGCACGACCAACTACATCCTGACGCGGATGCAGCGCGAAGGCGGAGACTTTGGACCGATCTTGGAGGATGCGCAGCGACTAGGCTATGCCGAAGCCGATCCCACGGCTGATGTCGATGGCTGGGATGCGGCTGACAAGATTGCCATTTTGGCGTCGCTAGCGTTTGGCGGCAGAGTCGAGCGATCGCAAATTACCTGCGAAGGTATCCGCGCAATCACAGCAAGCGATATTGCCTACGCTGAACGGCTCGGTTTCACGATTAAGCTGCTGGCAAAAGCCAAGCGGCAAAACCAAGGCGACACTTGGCGACTGGAAGCCAGCGTCTATCCGACTTTGGTCCCCCTTAGTCATCCGCTCGCCAGCGTCAATGATGTTTACAACGCCATCTTGGTTGAGGGTGAACCGGTTGGGCAGGTGATGTTCTTTGGACCGGGTGCAGGGGCAGGACCGACGGCCAGTGCTGTTGTGGCCGACATCCTCAACATTGCGGCGGTGCTGAGTGCAGGCGGCGATCGTGATCACCTCGATCCGCTGCTGGCTTGTCGCTATTTGCAAACAGTGGAGCTGGCACCACCGGCTGAAACAGCAGCTCGTTTCTACTTGCGCATCGTTGTTCAAGATAGTCCCGGCGTGATTGGCAAAGTCGGCACGATCTTTGGTGAGCAAGGCATTAGTCTGGAGTCGATCGTGCAGACTGACGTCAGTGGCGAGACGGCTGAGTTAGTGGTGATTACCCACGAGGTGCAGGAAGGTATCATGCGACGAGCGATCGCTGAGCTGGAAGCCTTACCACTGGTGCAGGCGATCGCTAATCTCTTGCATGTGCTCTAG
- a CDS encoding vitamin K epoxide reductase family protein: MVRKRPTPWLHRWSRPIILFLATIGLLDTGYITLEKFGIIEQTVCPLFGGGCSQVLNSPYAVLFGLPLSLFGAIAYLSAGILAALPLFVKTEQAKSLRLKLEKSTWLLLFLLSTAMVVFSGYLIYLMAYEIKAFCFFCIGSAILSLGILLVSLFGHDWEDLGQVLFGGFITAIAVLVTLLGIYAGGSENPALADQGQVGPPIVNVSKPAAVSLAEYLTKTGAKMYSAYWCPHCHDQKELFGQEAVKKLDVVECDPQGRDARPQLCQQAGIQGFPTWEINGKQYSGTRPLQELANLSGYTGPQNF; this comes from the coding sequence ATGGTGCGCAAACGTCCGACTCCTTGGCTGCATCGTTGGTCGCGGCCCATCATCCTCTTCCTCGCCACCATTGGCTTGCTGGATACGGGCTACATCACTCTTGAGAAGTTCGGCATCATTGAACAAACGGTCTGTCCGCTCTTTGGCGGAGGCTGCTCCCAAGTTCTCAACAGTCCCTATGCAGTGCTGTTTGGACTGCCCCTCTCGCTGTTTGGGGCGATCGCTTATTTGAGTGCCGGTATTTTGGCTGCTCTACCGTTGTTTGTCAAAACAGAGCAAGCGAAAAGCCTGCGATTAAAGCTTGAGAAGAGCACCTGGTTGTTGCTCTTTCTACTCTCAACGGCAATGGTTGTCTTCAGTGGCTATCTGATCTATTTGATGGCCTATGAGATCAAAGCCTTCTGTTTCTTCTGTATTGGCTCGGCTATCCTCTCATTGGGAATTTTGCTCGTGTCACTTTTCGGTCATGACTGGGAAGACCTCGGTCAAGTGTTGTTTGGTGGCTTCATCACTGCGATCGCCGTTTTGGTGACCCTGTTGGGAATTTATGCAGGGGGGAGTGAGAACCCAGCCCTTGCAGATCAAGGACAAGTAGGCCCACCCATTGTCAACGTCTCGAAACCCGCAGCCGTGTCCTTGGCTGAATACCTCACCAAGACGGGCGCCAAGATGTATAGCGCTTACTGGTGTCCGCACTGCCACGATCAGAAAGAACTGTTTGGCCAAGAAGCCGTGAAAAAGCTGGATGTTGTTGAATGCGACCCTCAAGGTCGTGATGCGCGTCCGCAACTCTGTCAACAAGCGGGTATCCAGGGCTTCCCCACCTGGGAAATTAATGGCAAGCAGTACTCGGGTACGCGACCGCTCCAAGAGCTGGCAAATTTGTCAGGCTACACAGGGCCGCAGAATTTCTAG
- a CDS encoding NAD(P)H-quinone oxidoreductase subunit F: protein MLSAASQSVWLIPGYSLFSAIASLLWSPGLVRLTGPRPSGYVNVVASGLAFLHSLLALWAMQPAQGSFRWLSTVGFELCFDWSTTTAGLVALTVISGLTWFAQIYAIGYLERDWGWARFFGYLSLFEAGLSGLVLCDSLFFSYVILEMLTLGTYLIVGYWYNQPLVLTGARDAFLTKRIGDLILLIGVLGLLPLAGTWNFDQLAEWASTAKPSLALTAIAIALIAGPLGKCAQFPFHLWLDEAMEGPLPSTILRNAIVVVSGAWVLIRLQPIIAAVPLAETLLIGVGTVTAICASLIAIAQVDVKRALSYLVSTWMGLVFIAVGAGQTVAAERLLLVYSLSMALMMMSVGTIVIRNITQDITQLGGLWSRRPLPALAFALGGLSLLSMPPFGGFWAWLGLAEGLWPVSPWLVIVLVFVLAAVGFGLTRVFARIWGGPTKEMSTRSAEVLWLMVLPMLVLAGVTLHLPIVMYRVGLLPQLNNLAIPLVWASVVGVATGAAVYFGPARNQPVRLPWQGLQNFFAQDFYTPILYRRTIVASVSAVATVLQFLDRTIVDGTATLMGLIALGSGQSLRYNVSGRAQGYALTMLLAIAVGSVFFLMPFLRQSSVLGLL, encoded by the coding sequence ATGCTTTCTGCTGCCAGCCAGAGCGTCTGGCTGATTCCCGGCTACTCGCTATTCAGTGCGATCGCTTCCTTGCTGTGGTCTCCCGGGCTGGTTCGCCTTACAGGGCCGCGGCCCTCTGGCTATGTCAATGTCGTTGCCAGCGGCTTGGCGTTCCTGCATTCCCTGCTGGCGCTCTGGGCAATGCAACCCGCACAAGGCTCCTTTCGCTGGCTCAGCACGGTGGGCTTCGAGCTGTGTTTTGACTGGTCCACCACCACGGCGGGACTGGTCGCCTTAACCGTGATCAGTGGCCTGACCTGGTTTGCCCAAATTTATGCGATCGGCTACCTCGAACGAGATTGGGGCTGGGCGCGCTTCTTTGGCTATCTCAGCCTGTTTGAAGCAGGGCTGAGTGGTTTGGTTCTCTGTGACTCGCTGTTCTTCAGCTACGTCATTCTTGAGATGCTGACGCTGGGGACCTACCTCATCGTCGGTTACTGGTACAACCAGCCGCTGGTACTGACCGGTGCCCGCGATGCTTTCTTGACGAAACGTATTGGGGACTTGATTCTGCTGATCGGGGTGTTGGGTCTGCTGCCGCTGGCCGGGACTTGGAACTTTGATCAACTGGCGGAATGGGCATCTACGGCTAAACCGTCTCTAGCATTGACGGCGATCGCGATCGCTTTGATTGCCGGTCCGTTGGGCAAGTGCGCTCAATTCCCCTTCCACCTCTGGCTGGATGAGGCGATGGAGGGGCCGCTACCCTCGACGATCCTGCGGAACGCGATCGTTGTCGTCTCCGGTGCTTGGGTTCTGATCCGACTGCAGCCAATCATTGCCGCGGTGCCGCTGGCTGAAACCCTGCTGATTGGCGTCGGGACCGTCACTGCTATCTGCGCCAGCCTGATTGCGATCGCGCAGGTGGATGTCAAACGGGCGCTGTCCTACTTGGTCAGCACCTGGATGGGCTTGGTCTTTATCGCTGTCGGTGCTGGTCAAACCGTCGCTGCCGAACGGCTGTTGCTGGTCTACAGCCTCTCGATGGCGCTGATGATGATGAGCGTCGGCACGATTGTGATCCGCAATATCACTCAAGACATCACCCAGTTGGGTGGCCTCTGGTCGCGACGCCCGCTGCCGGCCCTTGCGTTTGCCTTGGGTGGCCTATCGCTGTTGTCCATGCCGCCCTTCGGTGGCTTCTGGGCCTGGTTGGGCTTGGCCGAAGGACTGTGGCCGGTATCGCCTTGGTTAGTGATTGTCTTGGTCTTTGTGCTGGCAGCTGTTGGCTTTGGCCTGACCCGCGTCTTTGCCCGCATCTGGGGTGGCCCGACCAAGGAAATGTCAACGCGATCGGCTGAGGTGCTCTGGCTGATGGTGCTGCCCATGCTGGTCTTGGCGGGTGTGACCCTCCACTTGCCGATTGTGATGTACCGCGTCGGACTGTTACCCCAGTTGAATAATCTGGCTATTCCCTTGGTGTGGGCCAGTGTGGTTGGCGTCGCGACAGGTGCGGCTGTCTACTTTGGGCCGGCTCGCAATCAGCCGGTTCGTCTACCCTGGCAAGGCTTGCAGAACTTCTTCGCCCAGGATTTCTACACACCCATCCTCTACCGACGCACGATTGTGGCCAGCGTGAGCGCTGTGGCGACGGTCTTGCAATTCCTCGATCGCACGATCGTCGATGGTACTGCCACCCTGATGGGGCTGATTGCGCTCGGTAGTGGTCAGAGCCTGCGCTACAACGTCTCGGGGCGAGCCCAAGGCTATGCCTTGACGATGTTGTTGGCGATCGCAGTGGGCAGTGTCTTCTTCCTGATGCCGTTCCTACGGCAGTCTTCCGTACTCGGTCTGCTCTAG